In the Gossypium raimondii isolate GPD5lz chromosome 9, ASM2569854v1, whole genome shotgun sequence genome, one interval contains:
- the LOC128032723 gene encoding uncharacterized protein LOC128032723: MAASEGRIKALMDFLVNVMGFKASFVAKQPYLLGLSLEKRIVPRGLFVKDLISKGILAKVSGLTTLFASSEKDSNNEAFFSYHNAMQSCEWSCGASRNQRRN, encoded by the exons ATGGCAGCTTCTGAGGGTAGAATTAAAGCATTGATGGATTTCCTTGTGAATGTAATGGGATTCAAGGCTTCATTTGTTGCTAAGCAACCCTATTTGCTAGGATTGAGCTTGGAGAAGAGAATTGTTCCAAGGGGTTTGTTTGTTAAAGATCTTATATCAAAGGGTATACTTGCGAAAGTATCGGGGTTGACGACATTGTTTGCAAGTTCAGAGAAG GATTCAAATAATGAAGCATTTTTCAGTTATCATAATGCCATGCAGTCATGTGAATGGAGTTGTGGAGCTTCAAGGAACCAAAGAAGGAACTGA
- the LOC105800589 gene encoding pentatricopeptide repeat-containing protein At3g22470, mitochondrial produces the protein MQLIERLPKTPNVSLLTQNASQISSPNAKKIPLLVHNDFEFHIRHQCKSGKINLNDALGYFDKLIKVKPFPSTDTFNHVLGSVLKLSRDSNVISLYRKLNYEGIKPNLCTLNILLSSYYHLRRMDFGFCVLGDIFRRGFEPDYATLGRLLKGLCVEGKGFEAVQVFAKMRERGFQGDVFTYGILIYGLCSIGESCPALNLFRKMAKRNCEGYLRIYGTTIGSLYKDKLVDEGLNLFFEMVSKGITPDVVVYSSLVSGLCSLGRLKEAVKFFDEMIGRGIAADLVMYNLLIHGFSREGMWKEAIRIFDRMVGEGISPDEITFTTLISCLCKKGMVVKAHEMFAFMRQKEMKPTLFTYNSLMDGLCRAGQLDEAAKLFRSIPDQGYEVNVISYNIMINGYCKSQKIDEGFQLFRDMQFQGCKPNARTYNTLIQALCRVGRVRTAKKMFDEMYVCGSQSPTSFTYTIMLDGLCKNGHVDEAIALFRSLEGTKYESSIELYSILIYGMCRTGRMEEARNMFNEMSRKGFVPDVVTYNILIDGLCKKGMILEANKLIVEMEEKGCLPNSISFNIIIQGFLRENNIPEAMNLLKEMRRRNFAPNEAVTSLLLNLAVEDSQCRATLESLPVPDALKPENFLGKSL, from the coding sequence ATGCAGCTCATAGAAAGACTACCTAAAACCCCCAATGTCTCTCTTCTCACTCAAAACGCATCTCAAATTTCTTCACCCAATGCGAAAAAGATCCCTCTTTTAGTTCACAACGATTTCGAGTTTCACATTAGGCATCAATGTAAATCAGGTAAAATCAACCTCAACGATGCTTTGGGTTACTTTGACAAGTTAATAAAGGTTAAGCCCTTTCCGTCTACTGATACTTTTAATCATGTATTGGGTTCTGTTTTAAAGCTTAGTCGTGACTCTAATGTGATATCATTGTATAGGAAGTTGAATTATGAGGGAATTAAGCCAAATTTATGTACTTTGAACATTTTGTTGAGTTCTTATTATCATTTGAGGCGTATGGACTTTGGGTTTTGTGTTTTGGGTGATATCTTTAGGAGGGGTTTTGAGCCTGATTACGCTACTCTTGGGAGATTGTTGAAAGGTTTGTGTGTCGAAGGGAAGGGTTTCGAAGCAGTTCAAGTGTTTGCTAAAATGCGTGAAAGAGGGTTTCAAGGTGATGTTTTTACATATGGGATCCTTATTTATGGCCTCTGTAGTATCGGTGAATCTTGTCCTGCTCTTAATTTGTTTAGGAAGATGGCTAAGAGGAATTGTGAGGGGTATTTGCGTATATATGGTACAACCATTGGATCACTTTACAAAGATAAGTTGGTTGATGAGGGACTCAATTTATTCTTTGAAATGGTTTCCAAAGGGATCACTCCTGATGTTGTTGTTTATAGTTCTTTGGTTAGTGGATTGTGTAGTTTAGGTAGGTTAAAGGAAGCTGTGAAATTTTTCGATGAAATGATTGGTCGAGGGATCGCTGCCGATTTGGTCATGTACAACCTGTTAATTCATGGTTTTAGTCGAGAGGGAATGTGGAAAGAAGCCATAAGAATTTTCGATAGGATGGTCGGAGAAGGAATATCTCCGGACGAAATAACTTTCACAACCTTGATTAGTTGTTTGTGCAAAAAGGGGATGGTGGTAAAAGCTCATGAAATGTTTGCATTCATGAGGCAAAAAGAGATGAAGCCAACCTTGTTTACTTATAATTCACTCATGGATGGATTATGTAGGGCAGGTCAGTTAGATGAGGCAGCTAAGCTTTTCAGGTCAATACCGGATCAAGGTTACGAGGTCAATGTTataagctacaatattatgaTTAATGGCTATTGCAAGAGTCAGAAGATCGATGAAGGTTTCCAGCTTTTTCGGGACATGCAGTTTCAGGGTTGTAAACCGAATGCTAGAACCTACAACACACTTATACAAGCACTTTGCCGAGTAGGGAGGGTGAGGACGGCAAAAAAGATGTTCGATGAGATGTATGTTTGTGGTAGTCAATCTCCGACATCATTCACATATACTATAATGCTGGATGGACTCTGCAAAAATGGTCATGTCGATGAAGCAATAGCTCTTTTTCGTTCCCTCGAAGGTACCAAATATGAATCAAGCATTGAGCTATACAGTATACTTATTTATGGAATGTGCAGAACAGGAAGAATGGAAGAAGCAAGGAATATGTTCAATGAAATGTCACGAAAAGGGTTTGTCCCCGACGTTGTAACATATAACATATTGATCGATGGTCTTTGCAAGAAAGGGATGATACTCGAGGCCAATAAATTGATCGTAGAAATGGAAGAAAAAGGTTGCTTACCTAATTCCATTTCCTTTAACATCATCATTCAAGGTTTTCTTCGAGAAAATAACATCCCCGAAGCCATGAATCTTCTCAAAGAAATGCGTAGGAGGAATTTCGCACCAAATGAAGCTGTCACTTCATTGTTACTAAACCTTGCTGTGGAGGATTCGCAATGTCGTGCGACCCTAGAGTCACTTCCAGTTCCGGATGCTCTTAAACCGGAAAATTTTCTGGGTAAAAGTCTGTAG
- the LOC105800590 gene encoding TNF receptor-associated factor homolog 1a, with protein sequence MAGIASEDCGVGRYAEGISSGQHCQTGEALAEWQSSEQVENGTPSTSLLYWDSDDGNDGGPKPSELYGKYTWKIEKFSQINKRELRSNAFEVGGYKWYILIYPQGCDVCNHLSLFLCVANHDKLLPGWSHFAQFTIAVVNKDPKKSKYSDTLHRFWKKEHDWGWKKFMELSKVYDGFIESDTLIIKAQVQVIREKADRPFRCLDCQYRRELVRVYLTNVEQICRRFLDDRRSNLGKFIEDKAKWSSFCTFWSGIDQNSRRRMSREKKDMILKVVVKHFFIEKEVTSTLVMDSLYSGLKALEGQGKGKKAKSKLLDTEEMPAPIVHVEKDMFVLVDDVLLLLERAALEPLPPKDEKGPQNRTKDGNSGDDFNKDSIERDERHLTELGRRTVEIFVLAHIFSNKIEVAYQEAVALQRQEELIREEAAWLAESEQKTKRGASEKEKKAKKKQAKQKRNNRKSKDKGREKVIVAVEEKQPESHLDHVKEVPIMVELQHVPEKPDVLGDVSDVSDSVDGATEVLQPDSEDRDASPVNWDTDTSEIHPPTEASSSGINGLSCVRNGVADRRSTFIMDDSSSTCSTDSVRSVVMNGHYKGNSFSNNQNKRSPNRGKDQRRNTSTDGSGWTVETNSRPSCPRLDAGESNDVSESSKAGESDSVATVSSLPDQTKWVELDSVKKEEVDLERPKEKTAAMPSSPSGLPRNLSPTVQFKSEYRSAGNLDSMPVRKATTNSLQQSDQPASSSTSFQMAGISKSEIQKAAAPKPTEKLMASQVPVMSRPSSAPLVPGPRPTTLVSTVQTTPFLARSVSAAGRLGPDPSPATSYVPQSYRNAIMGNHVSSSSAGFTDPNSRSSGVNSLPAYSQPPALVSAPVYIPHSPDRIEPNSVQSGFPFGMVTRDTLPSAPQWLESSRRDGSRSTHSDPSLLSEIQNLDLYKSERNATQEHVFAELPACTSGYHSQGVLADEFPHLDIINDLLDEENNVGRAVRVGTGFRSLGNCSHLFHRQFSFPSNLGMSGEMGSSNGACRFDRARSFHDDGFRQGYSTSSDNHFDTPREFIPHANPLPYANGQIDGLVPTQWLTPSSDPSLLGMRNTDVDSYPYYNQDYSNLACGINGYTVFRPSNGY encoded by the exons ATGGCCGGCATTGCAAGTGAGGACTGTGGTGTAGGAAGGTATGCTGAAGGGATTTCAAGCGGGCAGCATTGCCAAACAGGGGAAGCGTTGGCTGAATGGCAGTCTTCTGAGCAGGTAGAAAATGGAACACCTTCAACCTCGCTGCTTTACTGGGACTCTGATGATGGCAATGATGGTG gGCCAAAACCTTCTGAATTATATGGGAAGTATACATGGAAGATTGAGAAATTTTCGCAGATAAACAAAAGAGAACTTCGCAGTAATGCGTTTGAAGTCGGTGGCTACAAGTG gtacattttaatttatccaCAAGGCTGTGATGTCTGCAATCATCTCTCATTGTTTCTCTGTGTTGCTAATCATGACAAACTTCTTCCAG GTTGGAGTCATTTTGCACAGTTTACAATAGCTGTTGTGAATAAAGatccaaagaaatcaaaatattcaG ATACTTTACATCGATTCTGGAAGAAAGAGCATGACTGGGGGTGGAAAAAGTTTATGGAGCTCTCAAAAGTTTATGATGGATTTATAGAATCTGACACACTAATAATAAAAGCTCAAGTTCAAGTTATCAG GGAGAAAGCAGACCGGCCTTTTCGTTGCCTTGATTGTCAGTATAGAAGAGAACTTGTTAGGGTATATTTGACAAATGTAGAGCAAATTTGTCGTCGTTTTTTGGATGATAGACGAAGCAATCTAGGGAAGTTCATAGAAGACAAAGCTAAGTGGTCAAG TTTTTGTACTTTCTGGTCGGGGATTGACCAAAATTCCAGGCGCCGAATGTCCAGGGAGAAAaaagatatgattttgaaaGTAGTTGTGAAGCACTTTTTTATAGAGAAGGAAGTTACATCTACTTTGGTAATGGATTCACTCTATAGTGGGTTGAAGGCTCTCGAAGGACAGGGCAAGGGCAAGAAAGCAAAGTCAAAATTATTGGATACTGAAGAAATGCCAGCTCCGATTGTTCATGTGGAGAAAGATATGTTTGTATTAGTGGATGATGTGCTGCTACTTTTAGAAAGGGCTGCTTTGGAACCATTACCTCCGAAAGATGAGAAAGGTCCTCAGAACCGAACAAAG GATGGGAATTCTGGAGATGATTTCAACAAGGATTCAATTGAGCGTGATGAAAGGCATCTTACAGAATTGGGTCGCAGGACAGTAGAAATATTTGTTCTTGCTCATATATTCAG CAACAAGATAGAAGTTGCCTACCAGGAAGCTGTTGCTTTGCAGAGGCAAGAAGAACTCATTCGTGAAGAAGCTGCATGGCTGGCTGAAAGTGAGCAGAAGACTAAACGAGGAGCAtctgaaaaggagaaaaaagcaaagaaaaaacag GCTAAGCAAAAGCGGAATAATCGTAAAAGCAAAGATAAAGGGAGGGAGAAGGTTATTGTAGCAGTAGAGGAGAAGCAACCAGAAAGCCACCTGGATCATGTAAAGGAAGTCCCTATAATGGTGGAGTTGCAGCATGTGCCTGAAAAGCCTGATGTGCTGGGTGATGTTTCTGATGTTTCTGACTCGGTGGACGGTGCCACTGAAGTTCTTCAGCCCGATTCAGAAGACAGAGATGCTAGTCCTGTCAACTGGGATACAGATACATCGGAAATTCATCCTCCCACAGAAGCCAGTAGTAGTGGCATAAATGGTCTATCATGTGTACGGAATGGAGTAGCCGATAGAAGGAGCACATTTATAATGGATGATAGTTCATCAACGTGTTCAACAGATTCAGTACGATCAGTGGTAATGAATGGGCACTACAAAGGGAACTCATTTTCAAACAACCAAAATAAAAGATCACCAAACCG AGGAAAGGACCAGCGAAGGAACACATCAACCGATGGCAGTGGTTGGACTGTCGAAACTAATAGTCGGCCTTCTTGTCCTAGACTAGATGCGGGGGAGAGCAATGATGTTTCTGAAAGTAGCAAGGCTGGTGAATCCGATTCTGTAGCTACTGTTTCCTCCTTGCCGGATCAGACAAAGTGGGTTGAGCTGGATTCTGTTAAAAAG GAAGAAGTTGATTTAGAAAGACCTAAAGAGAAGACGGCTGCTATGCCATCCTCTCCTAGTGGCCTTCCGAGAAATCTGTCACCTACTGTGCAGTTCAAGTCAGAGTACAGGAGTGCTGGCAATTTGGATTCTATGCCAGTTAGGAAGGCAACGACAAACAGCTTGCAACAGAGTGATCAACCTGCATCTTCAAGTACATCATTTCAAATGGCCGGTATATCAAAATCCGAGATTCAGAAGGCTGCAGCTCCAAAACCAACCGAAAAACTAATGGCCTCACAAGTACCTGTCATGTCAAGGCCCTCAAGTGCTCCTCTAGTTCCTGGTCCTAGGCCAACAACTCTTGTTTCTACGGTTCAAACTACTCCTTTTCTTGCTCGTTCAGTTAGTGCAGCTGGCCGTTTAGGTCCTGACCCGTCACCAGCTACTAGTTATGTTCCTCAGTCCTACAGAAATGCAATAATGGGTAACCATGTTTCTTCTAGCTCAGCTGGTTTCACTGATCCCAACTCCCGTAGCTCAGGAGTGAATTCGCTGCCAGCATACTCACAACCACCTGCCTTGGTATCTGCACCGGTTTATATACCCCATAGCCCCGATAGGATAGAGCCAAATTCTGTCCAGTCGGGCTTTCCATTTGGCATGGTAACTAGAGATACCTTGCCAAGTGCACCTCAATGGTTGGAGAGTTCTCGAAGGGATGGAAGTAGAAGTACGCACTCTGATCCTTCATTGCTTAGTGAGATCCAAAATCTTGACCTGTACAAGTCCGAACGTAATGCAACCCAGGAACACGTCTTTGCTGAGCTTCCAGCATGTACATCTGGATATCATTCCCAAGGTGTATTGGCAGATGAGTTTCCGCACCTTGATATAATCAACGACTTGCTTGATGAAGAAAACAATGTTGGGAGAGCAGTTAGGGTAGGAACAGGGTTCCGTTCTCTTGGCAACTGTTCACATTTATTTCACCGgcaattttcttttccttccaaTTTGGGCATGTCGGGTGAGATGGGATCCTCGAATGGTGCATGCAGGTTTGACCGAGCACGCAGTTTCCATGATGATGGATTCCGACAAGGTTACAGTACTTCCTCGGACAACCATTTCGATACCCCGAGGGAATTTATTCCACATGCTAACCCCCTACCTTACGCCAATGGACAAATTGATGGATTGGTCCCAACCCAGTGGCTAACGCCTTCTTCTGATCCATCTTTACTCGGGATGAGGAATACAGATGTTGACAGTTACCCATACTACAACCAAGATTATTCTAATCTGGCATGCGGCATCAATGGCTATACAGTATTCCGACCTTCCAATGGATACTGA